The following proteins are encoded in a genomic region of Bacillus sp. Marseille-Q1617:
- a CDS encoding GH32 C-terminal domain-containing protein: MNPIKRKKRIFLLIVLIVLLVGAAAWWTKSHDKGESPEAEKDGSYRSSYHFTTPDKWKNDPQKPVYYKGKYHYYYLYNQDYPDGNGTEWRHAVSKDLIHWEDQGVTIPKYTNENGDPWSGSVVIDRENTAGFGKDAFIAIVTQPTGETGEQEQYMWVSTDEGKTFKNYSEDPVLENPGKKDFRDPKVVWDDERDKWVMLMAEGLKVGFYESENLKDWEFTGDFHTSDLGVLECPDLFKLRAPDGMVKWVLGVSANGETIGEPNTYAYWTGEFNGSTFEADQSDPQWLDHGFDWYGGVTFEDGKAEDKEEKRYAFAWMNKWSYADNTPTMEHDGFNGTDSIVREIRLDGDAEGGYFLGSKPIEALDGLVESSERFEDITIEDGMEKLDFEGATYRIEADISWDEADQVGFRLRESEDRSRHIDAGISLEGDHSYVNRRFTDQPDREGTFLESKAPFDSAAKQVHLTILVDKTSVEVFIDGGRTVHTNLVFPRVRDQGISLFSEGGQVTFEHLKVEKIGSSQ; encoded by the coding sequence ATGAATCCAATAAAAAGAAAGAAGAGGATTTTCCTGCTGATCGTTCTGATCGTCCTGCTGGTTGGAGCGGCTGCATGGTGGACGAAATCTCATGACAAAGGCGAATCCCCAGAGGCTGAAAAGGATGGTTCGTACCGGTCATCCTACCATTTCACGACCCCCGACAAGTGGAAAAACGACCCGCAAAAGCCGGTCTACTATAAAGGTAAATACCATTACTACTATCTTTATAACCAAGACTACCCGGACGGCAATGGGACGGAGTGGCGCCATGCCGTCTCCAAGGATCTCATCCACTGGGAAGACCAGGGGGTGACGATCCCGAAATACACCAATGAAAACGGCGATCCATGGTCCGGCTCCGTCGTCATCGACCGGGAGAATACAGCCGGGTTCGGAAAGGATGCCTTCATTGCGATCGTGACCCAGCCAACCGGGGAGACGGGTGAGCAGGAGCAATACATGTGGGTGAGTACCGACGAAGGAAAGACCTTCAAGAATTACAGTGAAGATCCTGTTTTAGAAAACCCGGGCAAGAAGGATTTCCGTGATCCCAAAGTAGTCTGGGATGATGAGCGTGACAAATGGGTCATGCTCATGGCGGAAGGTTTAAAGGTCGGTTTCTATGAATCTGAGAATCTGAAGGACTGGGAGTTTACAGGGGACTTCCACACATCGGACTTAGGCGTGCTGGAATGTCCGGATCTGTTCAAATTGAGAGCCCCTGATGGAATGGTGAAATGGGTGCTTGGAGTGAGTGCCAATGGAGAAACGATTGGGGAACCGAATACGTATGCCTATTGGACTGGGGAATTCAATGGAAGCACGTTTGAAGCAGATCAGTCGGATCCACAGTGGCTGGATCATGGATTCGATTGGTATGGAGGGGTCACGTTTGAAGACGGAAAGGCCGAGGATAAGGAAGAGAAGCGTTATGCATTTGCCTGGATGAATAAGTGGTCGTATGCGGATAACACTCCAACGATGGAGCATGATGGGTTTAATGGGACTGATTCAATCGTGCGGGAAATCAGGTTGGATGGTGATGCTGAGGGTGGATATTTTCTTGGTTCGAAGCCTATTGAAGCGCTTGATGGGTTGGTGGAATCTTCAGAGAGGTTTGAGGATATTACTATTGAAGATGGAATGGAGAAGCTGGATTTTGAAGGGGCGACTTATCGGATTGAGGCGGATATTTCTTGGGATGAGGCCGATCAAGTCGGCTTCAGATTACGCGAGTCCGAAGATCGGTCCCGACATATCGATGCTGGAATCTCCCTGGAAGGTGACCACTCTTACGTGAACCGGCGATTTACCGATCAACCGGACAGAGAAGGGACATTCCTGGAAAGCAAGGCACCATTCGATTCCGCTGCTAAACAGGTTCACCTCACTATCTTGGTTGATAAGACGAGTGTCGAGGTCTTTATTGATGGTGGTCGGACCGTTCATACGAATTTGGTCTTTCCGCGAGTGAGGGATCAAGGTATTTCATTATTTTCGGAAGGGGGACAAGTGACGTTTGAGCATTTGAAGGTGGAGAAGATAGGTTCCTCACAATGA
- a CDS encoding TerC family protein gives MEWSLILEYGWVLMILIALEGVLAADNALVIATMVRHLPEDKRKKALFYGLAGAFVFRFGSLFLISYLVDIWQVQAIGAMYLLGIAIYHLLKKHVLKKSMEPHKEKKEPKSSGFWWTVVKVEAADIAFAVDAILAAVALAVTLPETNLPAIGGLDGGHFIVILLGGIIGLVIMRFAASAFVGLLEKRPGLESAAFVIVGWVGVKLAVYTLAHPAVGVIAYEFAKGPVWKGIFWAVLVGIGVVGWMKSKPKEVQES, from the coding sequence ATGGAATGGTCTTTAATACTTGAGTACGGCTGGGTATTGATGATTTTGATTGCGTTGGAAGGGGTTCTGGCGGCGGATAATGCGCTGGTCATTGCCACGATGGTCCGGCATTTACCGGAGGACAAACGGAAAAAGGCGTTGTTTTATGGTCTGGCGGGGGCGTTTGTATTCCGGTTCGGTTCCCTGTTCCTGATTTCGTATCTGGTGGACATTTGGCAGGTGCAGGCCATCGGTGCCATGTATCTGTTGGGGATTGCCATCTATCATTTATTGAAAAAGCACGTGTTGAAAAAATCAATGGAACCTCATAAAGAAAAAAAAGAACCAAAGTCGTCAGGTTTTTGGTGGACAGTGGTCAAAGTCGAAGCAGCGGATATCGCGTTTGCGGTGGATGCGATCCTGGCAGCAGTTGCCTTGGCGGTCACTTTGCCTGAGACGAACCTTCCGGCAATCGGCGGACTGGACGGCGGACATTTCATTGTCATTCTGCTTGGGGGCATCATCGGGCTCGTCATCATGCGTTTTGCGGCGTCTGCGTTTGTCGGCCTCTTGGAGAAACGTCCCGGACTTGAGTCGGCTGCCTTCGTCATTGTCGGATGGGTCGGCGTCAAGCTTGCCGTCTACACACTCGCTCATCCGGCCGTTGGGGTCATCGCATATGAATTCGCAAAGGGTCCGGTTTGGAAAGGTATCTTCTGGGCGGTTCTGGTAGGAATCGGGGTTGTAGGATGGATGAAATCCAAGCCGAAGGAAGTTCAGGAAAGTTAG
- a CDS encoding YitT family protein produces the protein MTEETLEQQVKSRLQHPKLTKAKIAKRGFFILLGAIMMALGIEVFLVPNMIMDGGIVGISIILYNLTGISLGAFIFFLNIPFFFLGYKQIGKTFAISTLIGITILSLATNYLHHVAAFTQDMLLATVFGGIVLGAGVGLVIRYGGALDGSEILAILLNKKFPFSVGEFIMLFNVFIFTWGGFVLGWDRAMYSVLAYVIAFKTIDIVIDGFDESKSAWIISDKDQEIGDAILARLGRGVTYLKGEGGYSGDDKRVIFCIVTRLEEAKLKSIVEELDPSAFLAVADINEVRGGRFKKRDIH, from the coding sequence ATGACTGAAGAAACATTGGAGCAGCAAGTGAAATCAAGGCTGCAGCATCCGAAATTAACAAAAGCGAAGATCGCGAAACGGGGTTTTTTCATCCTGTTGGGAGCGATCATGATGGCGCTCGGGATCGAAGTATTCCTTGTTCCCAATATGATTATGGATGGCGGGATTGTCGGCATCTCGATCATTCTTTATAACCTTACAGGCATCAGCCTGGGGGCGTTTATCTTTTTCCTGAACATACCGTTCTTCTTTCTCGGTTATAAACAAATCGGAAAGACATTTGCCATATCGACCCTGATCGGCATCACCATTTTATCCCTGGCAACGAATTACCTTCACCACGTGGCGGCATTCACTCAAGATATGCTGCTCGCCACCGTGTTCGGCGGGATTGTCCTCGGTGCAGGGGTGGGGCTCGTCATTCGGTATGGGGGTGCCCTGGATGGAAGTGAAATCCTTGCCATCCTGTTAAATAAGAAGTTCCCATTTTCCGTCGGCGAATTCATCATGCTGTTCAACGTCTTTATTTTTACCTGGGGCGGATTTGTCCTCGGCTGGGATCGTGCCATGTATTCGGTTCTTGCGTATGTCATTGCCTTTAAAACGATCGACATTGTCATCGATGGTTTCGATGAATCGAAATCTGCATGGATCATCAGTGATAAAGATCAAGAAATCGGGGATGCGATATTAGCGCGCCTGGGTCGCGGTGTTACCTATCTGAAGGGCGAAGGAGGCTACTCCGGTGACGATAAGAGAGTGATTTTCTGCATCGTGACACGTCTCGAGGAAGCCAAATTGAAATCGATCGTCGAAGAACTCGATCCTTCAGCATTTCTCGCCGTGGCGGATATCAATGAGGTTCGTGGAGGAAGATTTAAGAAGAGGGACATTCACTAA
- a CDS encoding glycoside hydrolase family 68 protein, with translation MNYRQFASKATVVSLSAAILFGGSFTSVSANGASEKGYKETYGTSQITRQDMKNMVEQQEDAQFKVPSFDASSIKNVESATKIDENGNEIKMDVWDTWPLQNADGTVAEYNGYHIVFGLAGDPENANDTFIYMFYKKVGDDSIDAWKNAGRVFDDQDKYKANDETLKGQVEEWSGSALFTEDGDIRLFYTNRGDFNESKGLFGRQSLTTAQVNISEQAKNELNIDGVEDHKSIYSGGDGDTYETVGKAFEDRNFMNNHTLRDPHYIEDNGKKYLVFEANTGTEYGYAGEDSLYNRAYYGNGMSFFQEEFQSLQESPKKDLAELANGAIGIIEINDDYTIKKEMKPLIVSNTVTDEIERPNIFQKDGKFYLFTSTRGSKMTIEGTDNEDIYMLGYVADSLTGEFKPMNKTGIVLHQDLDPNDITWTYAHYVIPQKESDKFVVTSYMTNRGYFEDHKSTFAPSFLLDINNKESSVVESGILEQGQITYDEQ, from the coding sequence ATGAACTATCGTCAATTTGCAAGCAAAGCAACAGTTGTATCGTTAAGTGCAGCCATTCTTTTCGGGGGGAGCTTCACATCGGTTTCTGCCAACGGGGCTTCTGAAAAAGGATACAAAGAAACGTATGGCACATCACAAATCACCCGCCAGGATATGAAGAACATGGTAGAGCAGCAGGAAGACGCTCAATTCAAAGTTCCTTCCTTCGACGCCTCTTCCATAAAAAATGTAGAATCGGCAACGAAGATTGATGAAAACGGAAATGAAATCAAAATGGACGTATGGGATACATGGCCGCTTCAAAACGCAGACGGCACTGTAGCTGAGTACAACGGCTATCACATTGTATTCGGACTTGCCGGCGACCCTGAAAACGCCAATGATACCTTCATCTATATGTTCTATAAGAAAGTCGGTGATGACTCCATCGATGCCTGGAAGAATGCAGGCCGTGTCTTCGACGATCAAGATAAATACAAAGCGAACGATGAAACGTTAAAGGGTCAGGTTGAAGAATGGTCGGGCTCCGCACTCTTCACAGAAGACGGTGATATCCGCTTATTCTACACCAACCGCGGAGACTTCAATGAAAGCAAGGGATTATTCGGACGTCAATCATTGACGACGGCTCAAGTGAATATCTCTGAACAAGCGAAAAACGAATTGAACATCGACGGTGTCGAGGATCACAAATCCATCTACAGCGGCGGCGACGGAGATACCTATGAAACAGTCGGGAAAGCATTCGAAGACCGTAACTTCATGAACAACCATACGCTTCGTGACCCCCACTACATCGAAGACAATGGCAAAAAATACTTAGTATTCGAAGCAAACACAGGTACAGAGTACGGCTACGCAGGTGAAGATTCCCTTTATAACCGTGCGTACTACGGAAACGGAATGAGCTTCTTCCAAGAGGAATTCCAATCCCTTCAGGAAAGCCCTAAGAAAGATTTGGCAGAGCTCGCGAACGGTGCCATTGGAATCATCGAAATCAATGATGACTATACGATCAAGAAAGAAATGAAACCGCTGATTGTATCGAACACGGTGACGGATGAAATCGAACGCCCGAACATCTTCCAGAAAGACGGAAAGTTCTACCTGTTCACCAGCACACGAGGATCGAAAATGACCATTGAAGGAACAGACAATGAAGACATCTACATGCTTGGTTATGTGGCTGACTCATTGACAGGCGAGTTCAAACCGATGAACAAAACAGGAATCGTCCTACATCAGGACCTGGATCCGAACGATATCACTTGGACGTACGCACACTATGTGATCCCGCAAAAAGAATCCGACAAATTCGTCGTAACCAGCTACATGACGAACCGTGGTTATTTCGAGGATCATAAATCAACATTCGCTCCATCATTCCTGCTTGATATCAACAACAAGGAATCCTCTGTTGTGGAAAGCGGCATCCTGGAGCAAGGTCAAATCACTTACGACGAGCAATAA
- a CDS encoding FMN-binding negative transcriptional regulator — translation MYIPPQFKITDESIAYDIIKEHGFATLISQQNGMPAATHLPLLLNEDNTCLYGHFARPNPQWKEIEDSSALAIFHGPHCYISPSWYETNQTVPTWNYVTVHVYGNVELVDDEDEVMKSLQDLVMKYEAPDSPYKLEDVDSKYLAGMSKGIQGFRLHITKIEGKAKLSQNHSAHRQERVIQALERIPHENEQEIARLMKRNQR, via the coding sequence ATGTATATCCCGCCGCAATTCAAGATCACAGACGAATCGATTGCTTATGACATCATAAAAGAACACGGCTTCGCGACGCTCATTTCCCAGCAGAACGGAATGCCCGCGGCCACTCACCTGCCATTGCTGCTTAACGAGGATAATACCTGTCTTTACGGCCATTTTGCCCGCCCGAATCCGCAGTGGAAAGAAATCGAAGACAGCAGCGCACTCGCCATTTTCCATGGCCCGCACTGCTATATCTCCCCCTCCTGGTACGAGACGAATCAAACCGTGCCCACCTGGAATTACGTGACCGTTCATGTATACGGAAATGTCGAGCTTGTGGATGACGAAGATGAAGTGATGAAGTCGCTGCAGGACTTAGTGATGAAATACGAAGCCCCTGACAGCCCGTACAAATTAGAGGATGTCGATTCCAAGTACCTGGCTGGCATGAGCAAAGGAATCCAGGGCTTCAGACTGCACATCACAAAAATCGAGGGGAAGGCGAAGTTAAGCCAGAACCATTCAGCGCATCGCCAAGAGCGGGTCATCCAGGCGCTGGAACGAATACCGCATGAGAATGAGCAGGAAATTGCACGGTTGATGAAGAGGAATCAGCGGTAA